CAAGAAAGCTTTTTGAGCAGTAACGTCATGCGTTGAGTTCTCACCAATGTATGggatgttattttattttaataataattatttgatattaataattagtatataattattatagttgttagatataatttttttatattaatgattgtagttgatttattcaaaaaataatagttcGTCACTttgacttaaaaaaaatattggtaaTAATGCATATATTAGTAACATTTGGAACAAACCAACTCGAGTAAAATATACGCAAATTCTTACAACGTTTGGTCATTGCATTATACCTAGGGCATTTAATCATAATCTAAGTATAGTCCACATTAGATGCAAAAGCTCAATGCAAATTTAGAGGTGTTCATCTCCATAAATCAAATCGATATTTTGGAatgtaaaaatagaaaatattcaaTTGAAATAACTGAtttaattcgataaatttaatccaattcGATCCAATTGGTGTTGTACCGaactaatcaaatttttaagaaaaaataaatttaaaattattgattcggtatacaatacaaattaaaatttttaattcgaTCCATATTCAGTTGATAAATCGAAGGGATacataaaaaaggaaaagtcgACAAATTTTACCTAACACATGGACTGGCCCGATTGATTAAAAAGTTGTGGCGTAAAATCATCCCCCAAATAATAAAGTCAAAAATTATAGCTAATCATATCTTTTGCTAATTAATTGTTGCAAAGACCCATCCTCATATTTAAATTCCTCCATCTTTATCagttatatgataattttatattgatatttgttgctaaaaaataataatgttgtaATCACAAAAacttatgaatttgaaatatagccttaaataattatatacatttgaattttgattattccaaaaataaagatgactctctatgattgaattttttttttttaaataattgctATTTTGGATTATATAATGATTACAATGGTGAGTTGAAATCATGTAGTACGTGTTTGGCTTAGCTTTGGacttgaaatatatttatcgatCGATTGAAATGTTAGTGTCACAATTATTATACGTATGTATTTCTCAATCAATTAATCGTAGTTTCGCTACTCTGCCTATTCATAACATGtgaaacaattattattaatgtgcgcaagttaataatttcagaTCGGCACGATTGTCTGAATCCACGCTTTGtgattatattttctattttaaatctttttacaTTCTTTATGTTACTTACACTATATGTATtagtttttttccttaaataatataaatgatgttttttttttttataatttggaaCGAAAAACTCAATCCTAAACATGGAGgtaaaatacttaattttaaaaaatacaagaaattaaattgctgtattttaaaaaatataagaagaaaCATACAAGGATACGatcatcttgaaatttctACGGTTCCAACGTTATAACAAACAAGATGGTCATAACACTAACATACACATATCCTTTGAATGGATTCTAGTGCTCTCAAGTACAACAATAACCTAAGACAAATCAAAGTTGAAAtgttcaaacaaaaaaaatcaacaaatgaACCCTCATATACCCTCCCTTGGGGAGATTTACAAGGAACAATCAATGTTGGTGAGAGAACACTATGGGGTTTGAGGGCTTCCTTGGTGCTCCCAagtgaagaagagaagaaagaattcACAATTAGCTCCGAGCAACGAGAAACGTAACTACTGGTCGCTGCTTCGTGAAGCTTTGATTAGGCACCTCCGCTCCCAACCCCATGCAGATCTTATAACgtaaaaagaaagggaaaaaaaagatatattttgtCGTATCATATATGTATCTTCAAAGCGTACGCATTGTTCCTATGTCAAGATAGTCATAGCGTGTTTTTCTGCTTCCACATCACTAAGGTCTTGAGGAACTCCATGACCTGCATGTGAGGCGAAGTTATTACAACCTCATACACAGACGCATGATGTTCTTTTACAGTCTTTAGATTATAATGTCTAAGTAGTTTCAAAAGTGCCGTGATAAGTTTGTAGAGACTGGAAAAGAAGTAGTACCTCGGAAGGATCTCTGAGAGAGTAAAATGCGCTGCTTTCCTTGGGCACAGAAGAGACTATAATACCGTAACCACTATTACCCTCTCTCAAGACCTGTAGCATGTGATTTTAGTTGAGATTCtctcattttaattgttaGTAAATAATGGGAAATGAGAGATCTTCATGAAGTTCAAGACTACCTTGAATGCATCTTCATCAGTGCGATCGTCTCCAACGTATATCGGAAGAACATCATCGCAGTTTGTTAACCCTATAATATCATGTAACATTAAATTTCAGTAGATAGTATCAGAGGAAAGCATGCACTAGAACAATAAGTAGTTGTTTCTACTCACCAAGTGATTCTAGTAGAAATTCTACAGCTTTACCCTTGTCCCAGTTGAGAACCGGTCGGACTTCTAACACCTGAATCGGTAAAGTTGAGTAAATAGAAGTATAAATAGAACAAGCCAAAAGCAGGCATTTCGAAATCAAAATATGCAAGTGAAATGTTCTTGGAAGTAACACCTTCCGACCATGTGTCAGTCGCAAACGGGGATActctttcaaaattctttcaaCAGATTGGCCGACTGTTGTCCAACTCTGTAAATATTTAAGCCAACCCACAAAAAGGGTGCATTGGTCGTCAGTCCGAAAGCATTATTTTCAAGAGGACTCGATTTAATACCCAAGAGCAAGAAACCGGACGTGAGCATTACCTTCTCATCCACGTTTCGGTAGTGTACAGAAACGCAGAACTTGTTGTTCTCAACCTTTGCACCAACTATATCTTTTGTAATCTCAACAAGAGATCTGAAAACCTGGTTTAAGCATAACACTAGACGTTGTCATGTATCTGAATGAATAAGATTTCCTGAAATGATGCATTTTACTGAATAGAAAAAGACAGTTAAGTACCTCATTGATCATGGGTAAGAATTCACTAGCAGGCTGGAATAAATTAACTTCCTTGCCCTGTATACCCCGCAAGTAACTTCGTAAATATTAGATCCATAATTAATCGAAAATAGCTTGAGaacataaaaattgataaagattTCTAGTATTGCTACCTGCTTGTCAGTCGACCTGACACAGTTCTTGTGATCACTGGAAGAGGGCCGAACAGGTCCCATGATGTCCATTCCATGACTTCCAGCATAGTAAAGTTCGGTTAGCCCTACAAACTCGTAAACCTGAACAAAcgacatgaaaaaaaaatgaaaaagaggcCATATACTCAGTCTCCATAAATAACACATATACAACACGATATTAACACAATAAGAGTCGATCGGAAGCCAGCCAATCACCTTGTCACGGCTTCTTCCACTAATTATAGCTGTGGGGAAATACTTGGCCACATTGCTCACAGCAGCACGCATCTGGAAACAAATGATCCAGGTTCAGAATTGAGAGGACGAGAATAGGAAAAGGCCTTATATTAGTACTAATATTCACTATCGCCTAAAAGGTTATATGAATAGATTCTCACAGCATTTGACATGAAGGCATGATCAGGGTTGTCCACTATTGGGGATAAAGTTCCATCATAATCCAAGAACAAAGCTATTCTCTTTCCATTTGCACTATTTGCTATTTGATCAAAAGATGCAAGCGCAGATGGGTACTTGAGCTGCAGAATAAAACATGAAtttgaatactcattttatgaTAGAATAAATCTTGAAGGAGTTCAGAAGAGCATGAGAATAATACCATCCAGTTGCAGTAAGCAATATTGCTATCACCTAGAGTTGTCTCAGAGCTCGACTCTTTTGCAAATTTCTCATGAGTGGGGGATGATGATTTCATAGCATCAAACAGGCTGGACCTAACATCATCAAGAATACCAGGCCTTCTCCTTGGTATAGTTAGtaagagagagggagaaaaagGAGAGCCACTGTGAGGGTACGGCAGCAGAGCCGAGTGAATGCCTAATCTTGTGTTATTCATTGGAGCAGCATCAGCAAGAACAGGTGACGTATGATTTGATTTTAGGTCCATTATATCCAGATTTCGGGTTCAAATATACAACTCAATTAACGTGTCAGCTAGAAGTCAGATGCTAAGCTTCTTTTTGCTCTAAAATCTTTCACTCGATTTAACCAACCCTT
This region of Sesamum indicum cultivar Zhongzhi No. 13 linkage group LG4, S_indicum_v1.0, whole genome shotgun sequence genomic DNA includes:
- the LOC105160593 gene encoding trehalose-phosphate phosphatase A-like isoform X1 — translated: MDLKSNHTSPVLADAAPMNNTRLGIHSALLPYPHSGSPFSPSLLLTIPRRRPGILDDVRSSLFDAMKSSSPTHEKFAKESSSETTLGDSNIAYCNWMLKYPSALASFDQIANSANGKRIALFLDYDGTLSPIVDNPDHAFMSNAMRAAVSNVAKYFPTAIISGRSRDKVYEFVGLTELYYAGSHGMDIMGPVRPSSSDHKNCVRSTDKQGKEVNLFQPASEFLPMINEVFRSLVEITKDIVGAKVENNKFCVSVHYRNVDEKSWTTVGQSVERILKEYPRLRLTHGRKVLEVRPVLNWDKGKAVEFLLESLGLTNCDDVLPIYVGDDRTDEDAFKVLREGNSGYGIIVSSVPKESSAFYSLRDPSEVMEFLKTLVMWKQKNTL
- the LOC105160593 gene encoding trehalose-phosphate phosphatase A-like isoform X2 — its product is MDLKSNHTSPVLADAAPMNNTRLGIHSALLPYPHSGSPFSPSLLLTIPRRRPGILDDVRSSLFDAMKSSSPTHEKFAKESSSETTLGDSNIAYCNWMLKYPSALASFDQIANSANGKRIALFLDYDGTLSPIVDNPDHAFMSNAMRAAVSNVAKYFPTAIISGRSRDKVYEFVGLTELYYAGSHGMDIMGPVRPSSSDHKNCVRSTDKQGKEVNLFQPASEFLPMINEVFRSLVEITKDIVGAKVENNKFCVSVHYRNVDEKVLEVRPVLNWDKGKAVEFLLESLGLTNCDDVLPIYVGDDRTDEDAFKVLREGNSGYGIIVSSVPKESSAFYSLRDPSEVMEFLKTLVMWKQKNTL